ACCCTGGAGAGGCTGCGCCAGACCTCTTGATGGTGACAGACTGCACAAGGCCTGATAGTTAAAaaggatctttttttaaaaaaacttagaaaGGGAAAAGATAGTTGTTACTCTCAGCAGGTGGCGTGAAGACTCAGGAAAATCCACTGAAAACCAAGAACTATACTTGTCCCCCTAAAGCCATGTGCTGTGACCTGATCCCCAGGGATGGAGTTAGAGGTGACGGGGTCACAGGGCGACCCCCAGGGGCGACCCCCAGCCCGTGGAGTGCTGGTCCCTGCAGTGGCGTGACCAGTGGCTGCGTGCTGTCCCCCCGCCCCGTGCGCGGCTCTGGGACGGCCCAGGGGCTACAGCTGAACACAGGTGGCAGGTCAGACAGGGCGGGGCGGACGGCCCAACCCGGGGCCTGGACGGCACGCCTGGGGCGCAGGGGCCGCCTCTGCTGGGGGTCGGGCCTGGTGACACAGACTCCAGGGATGCCATCCTTGAAAGAATAACCACATGGTCCCTGGAAGGCCCCAGACCCACCTGAGCTGCAGAACGTGGAGCACGGGTTGGGCCAGCATTTCTTCATCCAGAGGGGCAGGACCCCGGGCGTGCTCCACAGGTGCAGGTACGTGGAGACCCGGCTGGTCTGAATGGCCACCAGGTTGCCACCAACGCCTGCAAGACAGCCCGTTTCCCCTCCTTGACGTCCGTGTCGGAGCCTGTCCCTTATTTTAGGTTCAACaactccaggaagcctcccttgGCCAATTCAGCACTTGATTTCCTCTTTTCCTCGCACTTGACCACACGCCTTGTCTGTCTCCAGACCAGGCAGCCGGGACCTCGCGAGGGAGGTGTCCAGGCAGCAGCAGGGTCCCCTCAACAGGGCACCTCTGAGTGGAGGAGGAGTGACCAGCAGCCTCGGGTCTCAGTGGCTGATGCCCGTGTGCAGGGTGCAGGGGTAGGGAGCGAGGGCTGGTCTCGGGGAGCCGCTCAGGAATGGTCCAGACTGGGCACGTCTGAGGGAACCTCATGGCCGGGAGGAGAGGAGATGGGGCGGGGTGCATGCAGCTGAGCTGGGCGTGAGGGGCTCCTGGCGTCACCGGGAGGTGAGCGTGCTGGAGCCACAGGCCTCCTGTGGGCGCAGGTCAAGGCTTGGCCCCCGGCCATGGTCCCTCCCCTATTCTGTCACTGCAGCCCTGGGCCCCCCAGGGTGGAGGCCGACTGCCTGGGCTGCTCCGGAGGACTCCCAGGACGGCCAGGGCCGGGGGGCCTGCAGATGGAGCCCGCGTGGCCCGCACTGCTCACACGGGAGCCCGCCTGCGCCCCAGCTCATCTCCTCACGGGGCCCGGCGCTCGCCCCCACTGCAGACGCTGAGCGGGGACCCCGGGGGCCTCCAGGACGTGAGCCGGTACCTGCAGCCTTGCCGCTCAAGCAGAAGACAGGAACCCGGGCTTTTCCGCGTAAATGTCAGTGAATCTAAGAGGGAAGCCGTGTGGGGCCCCGATGCCAGCAGGTGGGTTTGGGTGGCGGCCGGCAGGCGTGGGCTCAGCCCTGGTCCTGGTGCCCCGACGGCAGCCGTGCCCCAGGGGAGCCACTGAGGGCCGCAGCCTGGCCTCCCAGCTGCGTTTGGGGCTGAACCTGAACCCGAAGCCCTGCGGTCACTGTTCTCCCAGCACCCCCGGCCCCAAAGCCCTCATGACGGCCACAGTACCTACCACACATGATGGGAGCAAAGACGGCCATGCCTCTGAACTGCGGCCGGGACAGGGTCTTGTTCAAGATAAGCCCCCCGAGGCTGCGGGCAGACGGCAGACCGTTAGCAGCACGGGTGCCCCATCACCCCCCATCCAACCTCTCCTGCACCCTCTGGGGCCCCGTGTGCATTTACACCTGCGTCCCGAGTCCCGCCTCTCCAGGACGCCCACCGGAGATGTCACCCCTAAGAACACCCCAGGCCCTCCCCAGGCCCCCGAGGGGGCGTGGATGTGCTGACTTCCCGTGGACGCTGCCAGGGCCTGGCCTGCGACCCCGCGACCTCAGAGACCCCACGGCTTCCGCTGCCCTCCCAGCGAATCAGCCAGGAACGCACGTCAGGGCGGGGGGCTGCGCCCCGGGAGCGGACCCCACCGCCCTGAGGGGCCCACCAGCGGCCAAGCGAGCAAGGGGACGGCGCCCACAGAGCCGCGGACTGGGGGCCCGGCccggggagacagagagagaggaaggtgCACCTGCTGACGAGCATCGCCAGGACGATGGGGAACCAGCCGAACTTGAGGATCCTCACAACGGGGGGGTTCTGCTTGGCGACGAGGACGCAGGCGGGGGTGAGCGCCGCGAAGCCGACGCAGAGCAGCGGCGTCAGGTACTGGCTGTCTGCGGGGGAGGGGGCGAGCTGGGGCGAGCTGGGGCGGAGCTGGGGtgggccccgccccggcccgcgcCCCGGCCCGCAGCCCCCACCTCCCGGGAGCCGGGCGGCTCCTGCTTGCACTCTGCCCCTAACTCACTCCCGCCCGCGGCCCGCGCTGATCTCGGCACCCCGGCTGCCCGGGTACCTGCTCCCACCACCCACTCAGCCGGCAGAGACCTCAGCCGTCGGGCGCACCTCTGTGTCTGTAGAAGAAGCTGCTGACCACAGCCAGCAGGGAGAGCGTGATGAGGTCACCCAGGCTGGCCGCGATGGGCGTGGCGATGTTGTCCGGGTTGACCCCCAGCTTCCGCGCGCCGACCACGATGCAGACCATCAGCGTCCCTGCGGGGGGAGCCGGGTGGCGGGCGGGGGCGGTGAGCGGGTGGAGGCCACCCGGGATCTCACTGCGCCCACCCAGCCGCTCCTCCGCAGGGTCAGGCCCTCGAGGCTGCGGCTCTGCCTTGCAGCTCCTGCGCTTGACACCGGAGCGGCCCCAACAATGAAGGCCCTGAAGCATCAGGCAGGTGGCTCCGGGGCTCCAAACCCCTGGGGACCCTGGGCCTCGGGGGAGACCTGAACGCAGGCCCTGGGAGGTGTGGTGGCTTCGAGGGAGGCGTCTTGAGCCTGCAGGCGCGGTTCGGGGGCCGCGCTGTGCCCCGTGTGCCCCCTCGCCCCTCCCTCCAGGGGCCACCTGCACTGCTGCTCCAGACCCCAGGCGCCAGCCCCATCCCAGGCCCAGGATGGGCGGGTCCAGGTCACGGCGGGCATGAAGACCGAGGGGCACCCCAGCCCCTGCCGGACGCCGAGGGCCACTCACCCAGGGCGCAGGCCGCCAGGGAGGCGGTGAGGACGCTGCTGACACACAGCACCTGGGCCTCCATCACGTCCAGCCCCTGGCCCGAGGCCAGGCCCAGCAGCAGAGCCGCCACAGCCGCCAGGAGCCCCACCACGGCAGCCTGCACCTGTGGGCGGGGACCAGGCTAAGGCAGGCCCTTCCCTCGCCCCGGAGCGTCGACCAGCACCCACCTCAGCCCGATGCCTGGCCCACCGCCCTGGCCTTCCCCAGCGTCCCGTGTTTATCCTGGGTCAGCTGCCCTCTCACGGGTCTGAGCTCCAGCAGCACCCCCATCCCCTGGGGCCCCAGGACACTCGTACAGAGAATTCCAGCCAGCGTCCCAGCATGGCGCCCGACAGCTCCTTTTACATTCGAGTGTCACAGAACGAGGACATATACAAGGACAGCCGTGACAGTCTTAAGAAAGATGGTGGAAGTGGCATCTCTTTTGGGCATTTTTATCATGAGTATGTGTGTTCAAAAAGctataggaatgaaaactggtgGCTTGGCAGAAAACAGACCAATGGGTTGGCAGGGCAGAGCAGGGTCTGGGAAATGAAGCGTGAGTATATGACTGTTCGTTATGATAAAGGTGCAGTCCCATCAGGATGGAGTAAACAGGGTAAGAGAAACATGTTTGCTTGGGGAAAGGAAACGATTCTGACTTCTGTCATTCACACACATGTACCTGAACACAAAAACCTAAGCTGAGACATGAAAATATGGAATAGTACATGTTTCAGATTTTGGATTAGGGGAGGCCTCTTTCCTACAACATGCAAAatctataaagaaaactatagataAAATCTATATGAAGTGCCAAGTATGACTTGTATGACAAGAGATGGCACAGAACAGAGACTGGATCAGACTGGGAGAAACCACGTCCCTCCTGTGACTGGTGAGAGGCccctgccagggcttccctgtggtccagcggGGTAATCTGCGCTCCCgaggcaggggcctgggttccaacGATGGTCGGGGAGCTAGAGCCACGTCACGCCACAACCAGCACCTTGTGCCgccaagtaatttttaaaaaaagatccgtGTCCAGAACAATGAGTCCATTTCACAAGTCTGAAACAACCATGACGATAAAAGGATAATCTGATGGGACTGTGCACAAGCGATAGGACAGGCAACTCACAGAAAGGAAATATGTGTGGCTAAGAAACAACGATCAGATCCCCTCTGTGATCCTTCCGGGAAACACCTAGAGCTGTAGGCGGTTCTAACCCTGTGAACGTGCCAGGAGTTCTTTTCAGAGCACCCCCAGTGCAGTGCAGTTTGTGCAGCAGAAGCCTGTAGCTGCAGACTCCCCCGTCCCCGTCCTCGCCCGGGGCGATGGGTGCGGGAGAGGCTCGCCACACTGGCCGGGTCTGCACGGGCCCCGCAGAGCCCGCCCCCAGGGGTTGCACGTCTGTCCTGCCAGGGACATTCCAGGCCATACCGTTGTCAGAATGCCAGTTGTCAAGAATTTTAAATGTGATTCTATATTTTTGTGATAGGATATGCTGAAGTTATCCAAAAAGCTTAATTATTCAGTGTATAGCATCCTTTATGCTTTGatgttaagctttttaaaaaaacaggaggCAAGATTGCATCCACGCTGCGCTGGGACCGAGTGCCCACCCAGGGCCTGCCCAGAGCAGGAGCGGATGGGATGCTGGTTAAGGAGGATTCAGGAGGAAACAGGAAAGGAGAACTAGCGAGCGTCACCAAGGCGACTGCGACCCAGACCCCAGTCGGGGACCCAGGGTGAGTCCTGGCCATGGAGCTCAGCGTGCACGGAGCAGGCAGCCTGTCGGTGAGCGGCGGCCTTGCCTGCGGGCCCGTGGCCCTGGTCCAGGTTCTGCGTGTGGCCACAGGCTGCCCCAGCCAAAGGAACTGGACACAGACTCGTCCTGTCCAGAGCCACGCAGGCCCACCCCAGCTGTGAGACCCTGATCCCTCCATGAGGAGGGTGCACGGGTTTGCAGTGATGAGTGTGGAGTGTTTGGGGGCCAGGGGGAGGCTCACCTGGACGAGGGCGAGGTTACTGCTGACCACCCTGTACTGCTCCCGGGGGTCATCGATCTGCCCGGTGTTGGCCTGGGCGGGGAGAGCAGCTGACGTGAGTCCCCTGGGCACGGCCAAAGGGGTGCCCCCTCCCTGGAGGCCCCGGCAGGGCAGCGGGGGCCCCCTCACTGCCGCCAGAGCGGAGCATCCTGCCGGCTGTCAGAGGGCGACTCAGGCGGTGGGTTGGGGACATGGGCCCCTGGAGACCAGGAGCCTCTCGCCCCGACCTGGGCCAAGCATCCTGCTCAAGAGAGGTACTCCAGCCCCTCTTCTCTTGGGATAAAAGAATTCAGGCCAGAGACACGGCTTCCTCCTTGAGAAGCCGTCACCGCTCCCAACATCATGGCCTTTGCTGGCCAAATTCAAGACAAGTTAAGAAAAGTTTCAGAGAAACTGCATCTCTTGGCTCCTCTGTACTGAGCTCACTAAGTTACTGAATGCTGACTCCTCACTCCTTGTCTGTTCTTTGCCCAGTAAACACTCCAGGTTAAGAAAGGATCGACCTTCACTGTCCTCCTTCCTCAGATTGGAACACAGGAAAGACCTTTCaggcttttattttcaaataaattgagGCTTTGCCAGAGTTCCAGAGTTTGCAAGAGCCCCAAACCCCCATCGCCCGGCCTACCCTGACTCACGGCTCACAGGCTGCAGGTCAGCCCCCAGCTTCGTGACCGTGTGTATGCACCGCGCGGCTTTCCAGCTCCGTCCAGACCCCAGACACAGGTGTGACCGTCGAGTCACCCCGCGCGACCACCCCCGACCTCACTGGGTGTTCAGAGCCCAGCCCCGGGGGGGCAGGGTCACTCACCGCGGTGGACAGCCTCGAGGCCAGCGTCATCTCCAGATTGCCCTTCAGGCCCACCAGGGGCGGCACCAAGGTGAGCAGATCCTTCATCTCCGTGAACACGGGCCAGTGCTGCAGGGACGGGCCGGGGTCAGTCCAGGCTCGCGACCGCGTGTCTCTGCCCCGGGCGCCCGCCAGGGCCCACCCCTCGGGCACCCCCTCTCCCCACATGGCTGCCGGACCTCAGACTGTGCCCCGCGGCCCCGCTGAGGGCTGCTGGCCTTCCTGCCGGACGTTTACTGAGTTTTTCTGGAAGGTACCCCGTTTACTGAAGTGTGCTTATTTCACGTAGTCTGTAGCTTCagcactgtctgtctgtctaggGGACACCGGGGATTCCCCTTGCTCCGGACCTGAGCACCTGCTGTGATAGCAGCGCCCCTGTTTCCTTCTCAGCCCTCCCCTCGCTGCATCCATGTCCTGGGGACAGTCTACCCCTTCGTTCCTGCCCTGTGACCACAGTCTGACGGACGTCCGCTTTCAGCATAACTGGGCTCCGCCTGCGTGTCACCGTCCCTTCCCGACCTTCTACACGTTTGCAATGGAAGGGACTGGTTTCCTCCCACAGGCAGGAAAGCTTCCAGGTCTAACAACCAACCCTGTTCGTCCAACGGGCGCCGGCGGCTCAGCCCCCGTGAGAGTCCCCACTCCAGGAGGTTGGCCACCACACgaccctcccgcccccgcccgctCTTCGCGGACTTGCCCTGCCCACTGGGGCTGCTCCCGCGCAAGCGCCCCCAGGCCGTGACCTTCCACCCAGACCCCCTCCTGCTGGGGGTCTCAGTCTCCCcaagcccccccccaccccacaggggGAGCAGGAGCTGAGCTGTCAGTCACCGCCTGTCCTTCCCCAGGCGTCACCCTGGCCGGGACGTGGTCACGGCCAAAGAGGGGCAGGAAGTGGGGTGTAGACACGTCTGGGCAGGTGACCTCCGGGGGCTGTGCAGGGACGCCAGCAACGTCGGGCGCCGGCAGGATGGAAGGCCAGGGCCCCGGGCACCCAGGTCCAGGGGAGGGTCTGGCCCGGAGCCGCCTGGCCTGCAGACCCCCAGGGGGACCCTGGAGGCTCGGGGGTCTGCTGCCCAACCCCAGAGCACCCAGACTGGACGGGGCTCCATGGCCGGCTCACGCCTGCCTTCTGGCCTGACGCCTGCCCCGCCGTAGACgtcccctgggccccctgccccccCGGGCTCCATGCCTCCAGTCCCCAGGTCCCCTGCAGTCTTGAGCCCCAAGTCCAGGTCACATAGTCCACAACGGGCAGGACGAGTCACTCAGCCCTGACAACACCTCGCTGCAATTCCAGTCCCGCCTACACGCTCACGTACCACAGACACACGCAGGAATGGGCGGGCGTGCAGGGAACCTGGGCTGTGAGCTCTCAACCCGGCCAGTCCACCAAACTGCATGCTCCGTGCAGTTTCATCCCTCCCGTGCTGGTCCCCATGAAGCAGCACGTGGTATGTGTTTTAGAACAAAGAGCCAGGATGGAGTCAAGAAGCCTTCGCCCTCAGCGTCTGCCTCTCGCCCGCCCTGGCCCGCTCCCCACTGTCCACACCCAGGGCCTCACCTGGAGTGTCCGCTGCTGCTCACGCCCCCTGGAAACAGCACCCAGAGCCCAGCACAGCGCCCACCAAGTCTCCGACCCGGCCGCCTCCCTGCTGCCCTGCGTGTGCAGGGGGGCCCAGTGGCCAGGACGCAGATGCCAGGACAGTGGGGAGGCCTCCGTCTGCTCGGGGTTCAACCAGGTGCTGACGACAAGTGGCCTCGTCCACCCGCCCGGCACGCGGCTCACCCCGATCCGAGAAGAGCAAACACGTGTCCGCGGGGTTCCCAGTGCCCAGATGTGCAGTAAGCCCCAGAGAGGTCTGGGAGGAGCCACAGGGACCAAGGCCAGGGCTTAACCTCGTTTTGTGGGGAGAAATGCCGACTCCCCACTTGGGTGAAAACAGTCTTGGGACGATGCCAGCTGACACACCAGCCCTCACGGGCCTCAGTCCCCAGACCCCCAAACGGGCTCCTGGCCCCAGATGGCGTGGGTGACCCCGGCCCCGGCCTGTCACACGGCCACCCGAGGGCCGTCCACGGGGCCGGCTATCAGGCCTGAGGCCGGGCGTGTATGGCTCCAGGCAGGACCAGCCTGCACACCCCAGGGCTGGCTGAGCCAGGCACACCCCCCACCACGCGGGCTTCCCTCTGGGAACCCCAAGGCTgtggccaggggtgggggtgagcaAGGAGTGTGGAGCGAGGGAGCCTTCACACACTGCGTCTGccaaggggcggggggagggggggaggctgTGATCTCCAGGGCTGCTGGTCCTCCCGAGGGCGTCTGCCCGGGGCCTCCTCCCGGACGGGATCCCTGAGAGTCAGGAGGGGCGTCCTGCTGTCCAGCTGGGCAGGAAGGTGACCTGGGCAGGTGACCCGGGGGCAGCTCCAGGGAGAAGCAGGAGGCGGGGACCCGGCTCCAGCTGGCCGCAGTTGAGCAAGGGCGCCATCCAGTGTGCACCGTGCATTGAGCTGGGTGGTGGGGATGTCTGAGAGCCTTGCTCAGAGCCGGGGCCCCCAGGGGGGATGTCGGATGCCCCTCCAGCCAGGGGAGATGAGATGCCGCCCGACGTCCCCTTTGATGTCAACCTGAGTCGCGTCTGATGTCTCAGGTTAGGAAGGACTGCTGTTCAGACGATACCCCCAGGTGAGGGGTGACCCCCCACCCTGCATCCTCACAGACATGCCCAGTGTCTCCGCAACACACACTCCCTGCCTCTGTGACCTAAGGGGGGGCTCCTGGAGCTGACCCAGTGTGCACAGAACCCCTGGCCTCCCAGCAAACACTCCCGACAGAGACCCCCCAGCTCCACGTCCCCTGGCGCACCCGGACGCCTGCTGGGCTCAgcaccctgcccccccccccgagAAGCCCCCTGACACCCATGTGCCACCAGGCCAGCCCCACAGGCGGAGAGGCTGAGGCAGGGATGCCTGACTCCCTTCGAGGGGAGACAAAGGCAGGACTCGAGTCGAGCCCCCAGGCCCTGCACCCAAGCCCTTCCAGCTCCCAGGCTGCGAGTCCACTCAGGCTGACCGTGCGGGGGCGTCAGGAGCTCTGGAGCTCAGGTGCCCGCGTCCCTAGGAAGACACGCCTGCCCGCCCCCGAGTCTGgaccccagcctggccctggggcCTGTCCTGCGTGGTCTGACGGCTGGCGCCCCCCCACCAGGCCCCACCGCCCCACACCCCAGTACGCACCTGCACGCGGTCCATTAGCAGGCCGGCCACCACCATGCCCAGGCCGGAGAGCAGCACGGGCACCAGGACCTGGCCCACGATGCTGGCGGCGGTCTCAGGGGGCGCCCCCCGGGGCCAGCGAGCGAGCTCGCAGCGCACGCCTCGCAGCCTCCCACCCTGGAAGCAGAGCTCCAGGGCCAGCCGGGTGACCACCATGGCCGGGCGGGGAGGCGCCCACACCAGGCCGTGTCTCCCAAGGGGTCCACGTGGGCAGAGCTGCCAGCCTTGGGGGTGGTCCTCACTGCCCCTCAGCCAAACCCAGAGCGAACGAGCAGGGAACAAAGGCGGCAACTCAGTCCGGGGCCACTCCTGCCATCCCCCCCGCGGGTCCAGCTCTCCCCCTACAGGGGCCGCCGTGTCCTCCCCCGGCTAGCCGCCCACGCAGGCACGCCCTGTCCCCCTGGAGCGACCTTGACGGCGGCCAGCTGCCCAGCCCACGCTAGCCGGGGCTGCACCAGGGAGCTGGGCCACGTGAGGCCAGTCCGGCTGAGAGCGTGCAGGACCTGCTCCCCCAGCAGCTCCGGGCCCCCGAGGCCTGTCACCCCTCAAGGTCCAGAGGCCGCACCCCAGTGTCCGGGGCTCACGGCCACAGTGAAAGGCGGCGTTCACAGAACGAACGTGGCCCTGCTCTCCTGAGGGACGGAGACCCGGAGGGGGTTTCCTGGGCCCAGGCTCGTCCCGATGTGGTCAGACCAGCCCCGACCCCGACCCCGACTCCGACACCGAGGAGAAGGGGTCCTGATAGGAGGAGAATGAGGGTCCGCTGTGCCTCCCAGAGGGGCTGGGGCAGCGTCCAGGCCTGGAGGCAGGCTCAGCAGGGTCAAGGCCACAGGCCGCAGAGCCTGGACCTGCCCACGCAGGCCTGACATTGGCCAGAGGGGTTCCCGGGGCCGGTCTGGCCGACGCCATGGGAAGAGGGGCGGAATCGCGACCGCGACAAGGACAGGACACCCCACACGGCGAGTGAACTCCCAGGGTGAGCTGTTCGCCGCAAACCCGGCGATGCCTCCCGCCCTTCACGTGCACACAGGTCACAGCCCATTACCGGCCCCTCAAGACGTCCCCAGGACGCCCTCTGAGGAAGCACGGCCTCTGAAGGCCCTGCGAGGGCTTGGCTCACAGCCACCCCCAGCGAGTGGCACAGGGGATCAACCCTGATCCAAGTCCGGCACCCCCCGGCCCCTGTGCCTGCCTCTGAGACGAGGGTCAGTCTGTCCACACACGAGTCCACATGGGCAGAGGACTGAGTGTGAGGCCATCATGTTCAAGACAGACCCCTCCCCGTGGGCCCTGTCTAGACACGGGCCGCCCCAGTCCCCAGGCCTGAAGCTGGCCCAGGTCCCCTGCAGCCACTAGCGACCACTTTCTGGCCCCAGCACATCCTGTGGTCTCTTTCTAGTTCTGACTGTGGTCCAGCATCCTAATCCACCTGTAACCGTGCACTACGGGCCTCTGAGCCACTCTCATCAGGGTGgaagatgaggaaacaaacaaCCGTTTGGGTGTTACATCTAGGAAGAGGCCCCCAAGGGAGCACGTTATAAATCGTTACAACgaatgtttctcatttttggtaaaaaaataatgagaaaaaaatacacacaagcAGTGAACAGTTCAGAAGGCTATACCCCAAATGCTAAAAGTGGGTGTGCCTTTGGGGGGGGGTGGGACCCTAAGTGACCTTTATTTCACAACTTTCTGCACATCTACTGTGACTGTTGGCTTCTATGAACCATCAAAAACACACTGCACTAAAGACAAATGAAAGAAGCCATTGTGTGAGGGAAGTTATTCCTTTCCCAGGAGGCTTGGGAACAAGATGTGTCTTAACCAGGAAACCAGGGATGTGATTCCAGCGGGAGCTCAGCTGGACTCTGGGCAGCGCTGGGTGGCAGGAGGAATCTGGGTGACCTTGAAGGGTCCCGCCCTCCTCGGGCCTCTGACCAGCCCCCCAGGAGGGTCTCAGCCCGCTCTGTTCAGAACCTCCCCAGAATGGGAGCCCAGCCCCCAGAGCCATCGTGTCAGAACCACCCCGCCTCCAACTCACCAGCGAGGGTGATCATCTCGGGGTCCTCGGTGGGGACTGCCTTTTCCTGGGAGCACAGCCTCCCCACGGCCTCCCATTCTCAAGGTCACCTGGAGCCCGGGCTGGTTCTAAGCAAACCGGTCACTCTTAAAGGCCTGAATGCCTCCAGCCTGTGTGGGCCCAGCGGTCAAGGTGGTTACATTTTCAGTAACAAACAGGAAGGTGGTCTTCATTTCTGCTTCCGCCATGGCTGGCTGGACCCACCTACCTGTGAACTCACAGGACCGAAGTCCCCAGCCTGCGGGCGGCCTGCCCCCCTGTCCGAGGCCTCCCCCCAGGACCCCCGCCCAGGGCTGCCCGGCCGCCCCCACAAGACCGTTTCTGCTGCCACCCCACTCCGCTCCCTGGTCCCCCCGGAGCCCAGGGGCCCCGCCCAGACCCCAAGCAGCCCGTGGCATCAGACAGGCCAGTCACCCCCTGGGGGAGCCGGGCACGCGCTCCTGCAAGGCTGCTGCCTGCCCCGGGCAGCTCACGCTCCTGAGCGCAGCCCTCACAGGCAGGACCTCCCCAGGCCTAGGGCGCGTGGCTGAGAAACAGAGACCTCCTCCGCCCAGGGTGGGGGGCCCCCCTGGGACTCCCCGATGCTGACCCAGCTGCTTTCTGCTGACCAACCAGCTCCCGACAAGGTGAAGGACCCGGGACGGAGCCCCGGGATGGAGGCCAGCTGAGTGACCACCCTCCATCTGACAGCCCAGTGTGGACTGTTCTTAGTCCTGAACAAAAACAGACGGCCTCAGCATGGATGATGACAGCCCTGCAGCTGGCGTCCCATCCGAGGGCCCACACCCAGCACCCGGGACGGGGCAGACGCTGACCCCCGAGTCGGCAACCCCCAAGTGTGCCTGCTGCCACAGGTGCAGCGTCCACGTTCTGCCCAGTGCTCAGCTCAACAGCTCTCGGAGTCTTGCCCTTCACCTCTGAAGGTCAGCCCGCGTCTCCCGGGGGGCCTGCCACCATCGCTGGCGTCACCACCAGCCAGCGATAGGAAGATGCCGGTCCTTGGCTGTGTCGTCAGCTGGTGGTGACACCACTGTCCGCCTGCGCAGTCACCCTGCCCTGGAAACCACATTTTGGGAGATGCCAAGTTTCCTTCTGACCCTGGCCACACGAGCTCGGGTTTCCTGGGACCTGCTGTGGCTGAGACCGCCCTGACACAGCAGCAGGAGCCGGGTGCTTGTGGGCGATCCAGGGCCTGGATTCTACCCACGAGGTGGCAGAGAAGCGCACAGAGACAGGAAGCCTCGGAAGACCTGTAGCCGCCCAGCCAGGCCAGAGACAGGTCAGAGAAACACAACAGGGGTCTGTCTCGAAGTCTCTCCCTGTGAAGCTGTGATTCTGAGGCAAGTTCTTATACGTGAGCACGGCGCTACAACCCAGGTGGTCTGAGACCTGCAGCTCCAAGTACAACTTATAAAGTGGTGTGTGTGCCGGGGATACATCTCTGTGTGTGAATATC
This genomic stretch from Muntiacus reevesi chromosome 4, mMunRee1.1, whole genome shotgun sequence harbors:
- the SLC41A3 gene encoding solute carrier family 41 member 3 isoform X2 gives rise to the protein MKDLLTLVPPLVGLKGNLEMTLASRLSTAANTGQIDDPREQYRVVSSNLALVQVQAAVVGLLAAVAALLLGLASGQGLDVMEAQVLCVSSVLTASLAACALGTLMVCIVVGARKLGVNPDNIATPIAASLGDLITLSLLAVVSSFFYRHRDSQYLTPLLCVGFAALTPACVLVAKQNPPVVRILKFGWFPIVLAMLVSSLGGLILNKTLSRPQFRGMAVFAPIMCGVGGNLVAIQTSRVSTYLHLWSTPGVLPLWMKKCWPNPCSTFCSSEINATSARVLLLLVVPGHLAFFSVVSLLESQSVPSDRTFVLLYLLAGLVQVTVLLHLADVAVRLAWRRALDPDDHCIPYLTGLGDLLGTGLLALCFLIHGLLGTGARLGGPLDPAPGPS
- the SLC41A3 gene encoding solute carrier family 41 member 3 isoform X1 produces the protein METRQRRPEELGLLQALGAGSGLESPRAVPTPPGPELSRETAWSIGTQVTLPFVFAGLGLSGAGILLQYFQHWPVFTEMKDLLTLVPPLVGLKGNLEMTLASRLSTAANTGQIDDPREQYRVVSSNLALVQVQAAVVGLLAAVAALLLGLASGQGLDVMEAQVLCVSSVLTASLAACALGTLMVCIVVGARKLGVNPDNIATPIAASLGDLITLSLLAVVSSFFYRHRDSQYLTPLLCVGFAALTPACVLVAKQNPPVVRILKFGWFPIVLAMLVSSLGGLILNKTLSRPQFRGMAVFAPIMCGVGGNLVAIQTSRVSTYLHLWSTPGVLPLWMKKCWPNPCSTFCSSEINATSARVLLLLVVPGHLAFFSVVSLLESQSVPSDRTFVLLYLLAGLVQVTVLLHLADVAVRLAWRRALDPDDHCIPYLTGLGDLLGTGLLALCFLIHGLLGTGARLGGPLDPAPGPS